One Rhodoferax ferrireducens T118 DNA segment encodes these proteins:
- a CDS encoding helix-turn-helix domain-containing protein, protein MKKQTTASADAQKMGLGMQVRQRRRIKGLTLTELSQQSGLSVGLLSQIERGLSSPSLKSMTQICTALGVPLSWLFDNGPLENPAEKGLVVRRGSRRRLDLGTYGVTKELLSPDLGGEMQIYLVSIRPGGQSGPETYTHRGEEGGLVLTGTLELTVDDRIVLLYEGDSFRFRSSLAHRFANPGTTQANVVWANSLAFY, encoded by the coding sequence ATGAAGAAGCAAACTACAGCGTCTGCGGACGCCCAAAAAATGGGGCTGGGCATGCAGGTGCGGCAGCGGCGACGTATCAAGGGCCTTACCTTGACTGAACTGTCGCAACAGTCGGGGCTGTCAGTTGGCTTGCTCAGCCAAATCGAGCGTGGCCTCTCGTCACCCTCCTTGAAATCGATGACGCAGATCTGCACCGCTTTGGGGGTCCCGTTGAGTTGGCTCTTTGACAATGGTCCGTTGGAAAACCCGGCTGAAAAGGGCCTGGTTGTCCGGCGAGGCTCACGCCGGCGTCTCGATCTTGGGACTTACGGCGTGACGAAGGAACTCCTTTCGCCTGATCTGGGAGGCGAGATGCAGATTTACCTCGTGTCGATCCGACCGGGCGGACAATCTGGACCGGAGACTTACACACACCGCGGCGAGGAAGGCGGCCTCGTGCTCACCGGCACACTGGAACTCACCGTCGATGACCGCATCGTCCTTTTGTATGAGGGAGACTCCTTTCGTTTCCGCAGTTCCCTGGCGCACCGTTTCGCCAACCCTGGAACCACTCAGGCAAACGTGGTGTGGGCAAATTCACTGGCTTTTTATTGA
- a CDS encoding ABC transporter substrate-binding protein, whose protein sequence is MSNFLPAILLACAGFAGVAATAHASTLDDIQKRGELRIAVQTQGPPFSMIDKNGERTGSSVELAKLMAKEMGVKAVFLDLDWDGLLPALISGKADLLAADMTPTLARATKVAFTKPFIYIGPVVAAKAGSKFTSTAACKAPGTKIAVLFGSTGEKLAKTVFEKGEIKSYKGGGTLLLDAVKNGQADCLLNDSSAVAGQAAGYPAGTFKVMPELLAKEPLAYATRYDSLDLLTWINLFIDQTTLDGRLQQNLDYWVNSAKWKEAH, encoded by the coding sequence ATGTCGAATTTTTTGCCCGCGATACTGCTGGCGTGCGCAGGCTTTGCGGGCGTTGCGGCCACCGCCCATGCCTCTACCCTGGATGACATTCAAAAACGTGGCGAACTGAGAATTGCAGTTCAAACACAGGGGCCTCCGTTTTCAATGATCGACAAAAACGGAGAGCGTACCGGCAGTTCGGTGGAACTTGCCAAATTGATGGCCAAGGAGATGGGTGTCAAGGCGGTCTTTCTTGACCTCGACTGGGACGGGCTTTTGCCGGCCCTCATTTCTGGTAAAGCCGATTTGTTGGCTGCCGACATGACGCCCACACTGGCGCGCGCCACCAAGGTCGCTTTCACCAAGCCATTCATTTACATTGGACCTGTTGTTGCGGCAAAGGCAGGGAGTAAATTCACTTCCACGGCCGCCTGCAAGGCGCCCGGTACAAAAATCGCGGTTCTATTTGGCAGCACCGGCGAGAAGCTGGCAAAAACCGTTTTTGAAAAGGGTGAAATCAAGAGTTACAAGGGCGGCGGAACCTTGCTGCTCGACGCTGTGAAGAATGGACAGGCAGACTGCTTGCTCAATGACAGCTCGGCAGTGGCGGGCCAGGCGGCCGGCTATCCCGCGGGAACCTTCAAAGTCATGCCGGAACTGCTGGCCAAGGAACCTCTGGCCTATGCAACCCGTTACGACTCCCTTGACCTTTTGACTTGGATCAATTTGTTCATCGACCAGACCACGCTGGACGGTCGCCTTCAACAAAATCTTGATTACTGGGTCAACTCGGCGAAATGGAAAGAGGCGCACTAG
- a CDS encoding NAD(P)/FAD-dependent oxidoreductase has product MSQPNCSSLWASTAAPDIEASALQGTVPADVVIVGAGFTGCAAALAMAQRGARVRLLEANVVGWGASGRTGGQVIPGLKFDPDEIEAMFGPDLGPRMVNAVGSVGDEVFGLIEQHAISCDAQRKGWLQPAFSTRSLDLALRRCDSWQRRGADVAPVGRSEMARLLGTDHYLGGWEDRRAGHVQPMSYVRGLAGAAQRAGAVIHIDSPALSLTRQGAKWRVSTPQGAVDADQVLLATNGYTDGLWPGLARTVVPMMSFQAATIPISEDLGKSILPEGHAASDTRRLLWYFRRDAHGRLTMGGRAPYREDLGAADADYVRNAVNRLYPQFKNTPFEFHWAGRVAMTQDHIPHLNRLDNGLWAALGYNGRGVGMATLFGRYLADLASGVPAQDIPFPVTSMRPIQGYPFTRLVARALVSYYRIRDQLEAV; this is encoded by the coding sequence ATGTCCCAGCCAAACTGTTCGTCACTTTGGGCGAGTACCGCAGCACCTGACATTGAAGCAAGCGCGCTGCAGGGGACAGTGCCGGCCGACGTGGTTATTGTCGGCGCAGGGTTCACTGGTTGTGCCGCTGCGCTGGCAATGGCACAGCGCGGTGCCCGGGTCCGACTTCTCGAAGCGAACGTTGTCGGGTGGGGTGCCTCGGGCCGAACCGGCGGACAGGTGATACCGGGTTTGAAATTCGATCCGGACGAGATCGAGGCCATGTTTGGGCCCGACCTCGGTCCACGCATGGTGAATGCGGTCGGTAGCGTCGGAGACGAAGTTTTCGGCTTGATTGAACAGCACGCCATTTCGTGCGACGCACAACGCAAGGGCTGGCTGCAGCCGGCATTCTCAACACGTTCCCTGGATTTGGCCCTACGGCGTTGTGACAGTTGGCAGCGACGAGGTGCCGATGTGGCGCCGGTTGGTCGATCAGAAATGGCTCGATTGCTTGGCACCGACCATTACCTGGGTGGATGGGAAGACCGTCGCGCCGGTCATGTGCAGCCGATGTCCTATGTGCGCGGACTTGCTGGGGCCGCGCAGCGGGCCGGAGCCGTGATCCACATCGACTCACCGGCCCTCTCCCTCACTCGTCAGGGCGCGAAGTGGCGGGTGTCCACCCCCCAAGGGGCAGTCGACGCGGACCAGGTGCTGCTCGCGACCAACGGCTATACCGATGGACTTTGGCCGGGGCTTGCCAGAACGGTTGTGCCAATGATGAGCTTTCAAGCCGCCACCATCCCGATCTCAGAGGACTTGGGCAAGAGCATTTTGCCCGAAGGACATGCCGCTTCAGACACGCGTCGCTTGTTGTGGTACTTCCGTCGTGACGCTCACGGGCGGCTCACCATGGGCGGTCGCGCGCCCTACCGCGAAGATCTCGGTGCGGCTGATGCCGACTATGTCCGCAATGCCGTCAACCGCTTGTATCCGCAGTTCAAGAATACGCCCTTTGAGTTCCATTGGGCTGGCCGTGTGGCTATGACACAAGATCATATTCCGCATCTGAACCGACTTGACAACGGGCTTTGGGCGGCGCTCGGCTATAACGGCCGGGGCGTGGGCATGGCTACGCTCTTTGGGCGATATTTGGCCGATCTCGCCTCGGGCGTGCCGGCACAGGACATCCCCTTCCCGGTGACCTCGATGCGGCCCATTCAGGGCTACCCCTTTACTCGCCTGGTCGCCCGCGCCCTGGTGAGCTACTACCGTATTCGAGATCAGCTCGAAGCGGTCTAG
- a CDS encoding amino acid ABC transporter ATP-binding protein has protein sequence MISIRNIRKSFGSNLVLDDISLDVSQGEVVCVIGASGSGKSTLLRCVNGLETYDAGDITVDGQRVDHVGRQMVAIREKVAMVFQRFNLFPHRTALENVMEGPIYVKRESRESAMRNARALLAQVGLAGKEDAYPASLSGGQQQRVAIARALAMQPRAILFDEPTSALDPELVGEVLSVMRALANQGMTMMVVTHEMGFAREVADRVIFIDRGHIVEQGPARAVLAAPQHERTQDFLRRVTHPM, from the coding sequence ATGATATCGATACGCAACATACGCAAGTCTTTCGGAAGCAATCTTGTGCTCGACGATATATCGCTGGATGTCAGTCAAGGCGAGGTGGTCTGTGTCATCGGGGCTTCGGGATCGGGAAAGTCAACACTGTTGCGGTGTGTCAACGGCCTGGAGACCTACGATGCAGGCGACATCACGGTCGACGGCCAGCGCGTCGATCATGTTGGCCGCCAGATGGTCGCCATTCGCGAGAAGGTTGCGATGGTCTTTCAGCGGTTCAACCTGTTTCCACACCGAACCGCTTTGGAAAACGTGATGGAAGGCCCGATCTACGTCAAACGCGAGTCGCGGGAGTCTGCCATGCGTAATGCACGCGCATTACTCGCACAAGTGGGACTGGCCGGCAAAGAAGACGCTTATCCGGCCAGCCTTTCAGGCGGTCAGCAACAGCGCGTCGCCATCGCCCGCGCATTGGCGATGCAGCCGCGCGCCATCCTCTTTGACGAGCCGACTTCGGCACTCGACCCAGAGCTCGTTGGTGAAGTATTGTCGGTCATGCGGGCGCTGGCCAATCAGGGTATGACCATGATGGTGGTGACCCATGAAATGGGCTTTGCACGCGAGGTTGCGGACCGCGTTATCTTCATCGATCGGGGCCACATTGTGGAGCAGGGACCAGCACGCGCTGTCCTGGCTGCGCCCCAGCACGAGCGAACACAGGATTTTCTGCGGCGCGTGACGCACCCGATGTAG
- a CDS encoding hemerythrin domain-containing protein: MSRESLRIIHDEHDALSAMLRSIGMMVDRGPGNEPESFFDVLRAMLFYIDEFPERLHHTKETELLFPRVVRLAPETAQAIEQLDKDHTRGESAVRELQHLLLAWELVGDSRRVAFETAVKVYLAFYLEHMRLEETVILPVAQKVLSAADWDELDAAFATNCDPLTGKYPRDPAYDRLFTRIVSQAPAPIGLGA, encoded by the coding sequence ATGTCGCGTGAAAGTTTACGAATCATTCACGATGAACACGACGCCTTGTCGGCCATGCTGCGCTCCATTGGCATGATGGTGGATCGCGGCCCCGGCAACGAGCCCGAGAGTTTTTTTGATGTGTTGCGGGCCATGCTGTTCTACATTGACGAGTTCCCCGAGCGGCTGCACCACACCAAGGAAACCGAGCTGTTGTTTCCCCGCGTCGTCCGCCTCGCACCGGAGACCGCGCAGGCTATCGAGCAGCTGGACAAGGACCATACACGTGGCGAATCCGCCGTGCGCGAGTTGCAGCACCTGCTGCTGGCTTGGGAGTTGGTTGGCGATTCCCGCCGGGTCGCGTTTGAAACCGCCGTCAAAGTGTATCTGGCCTTCTACCTGGAACACATGCGGCTGGAAGAAACGGTGATTCTGCCGGTAGCCCAAAAAGTATTGAGCGCCGCCGACTGGGACGAACTCGACGCCGCGTTTGCCACCAACTGCGACCCGCTCACCGGCAAATACCCGCGTGACCCGGCCTATGACCGTTTGTTCACACGCATTGTGTCGCAGGCGCCCGCCCCCATTGGCCTGGGGGCGTAA
- the boxB gene encoding benzoyl-CoA 2,3-epoxidase subunit BoxB: MSEPTPTEIIEPVEAIQNDAFVAVSYDDLIPNNVDLSSDKQLQRALEGWQPNYIDWWKDMGPEGFQNADVYLRTAVGVDPSGWAKFGHVKMPDYRWGILLAPKEEGRTIPCGRHKGEPAWQEVPGEYRSLLRRLIVVQGDTEPASVEQQRFLGATAPSLYDMRNLFQVNVEEGRHLWAMVYLLVKYFGRDGREEAQALLERRSGQQDNPRILGAFNERTPDWLSFFMFTYFTDRDGKMQLAALAQSGFDPLSRSCRFMLTEEAHHLFVGETGVGRTIEATCLAMKAAGITDPYAKEAIRKLGVIDLPTLQKKANFHMSVTRDLFGSEISSNAASAFSTGLKGRFNETALDDDHQLENATYPVQRVIDGQLVTEEVPALRAINSRLLDDYIADCQGGIDRWNKVIEKCGIAFRFSQPHKGFNRRIGEFAETHVSPAGELLSAQAWHAGKSDWLCSDEDHTFINSLMKPCVQPGQYASWIAPPRVGINNQPKDFEYVRIEHS, from the coding sequence ATGAGCGAACCCACACCCACTGAAATCATAGAACCCGTTGAAGCCATCCAGAACGATGCCTTTGTCGCCGTCAGCTACGACGACCTGATCCCCAACAACGTCGATCTATCGTCCGACAAGCAATTGCAACGGGCGCTTGAGGGCTGGCAGCCCAACTACATTGATTGGTGGAAAGACATGGGCCCCGAGGGTTTTCAGAATGCCGATGTCTACCTGCGCACGGCGGTGGGTGTGGATCCCAGCGGCTGGGCCAAGTTCGGCCACGTCAAGATGCCGGACTACCGCTGGGGCATTCTGCTGGCACCCAAGGAAGAGGGGCGCACCATCCCCTGCGGCCGCCACAAGGGCGAACCGGCCTGGCAGGAAGTGCCCGGCGAATACCGCTCGCTGTTGCGCCGCCTGATCGTGGTGCAGGGCGACACCGAGCCGGCCTCGGTGGAGCAACAGCGCTTTCTGGGCGCCACCGCGCCTTCGTTGTACGACATGCGCAACCTGTTCCAAGTCAACGTCGAAGAGGGGCGCCACCTGTGGGCCATGGTCTACCTGTTGGTCAAGTACTTTGGCCGTGATGGCCGCGAAGAGGCGCAGGCACTGCTGGAGCGCCGCTCGGGCCAGCAGGACAACCCCCGCATTCTGGGCGCCTTCAACGAGCGCACACCTGACTGGTTGAGCTTCTTCATGTTCACCTATTTCACCGACCGCGACGGCAAGATGCAACTGGCCGCACTGGCGCAGTCCGGCTTCGATCCGCTGTCGCGCAGCTGCCGCTTCATGCTGACCGAAGAGGCGCACCATCTGTTCGTCGGTGAAACCGGTGTCGGCCGCACCATAGAGGCCACGTGCCTGGCCATGAAGGCCGCCGGCATCACCGACCCCTATGCCAAGGAAGCCATCCGCAAGCTCGGCGTGATCGACCTGCCCACGCTGCAAAAGAAGGCCAACTTTCACATGTCGGTGACGCGTGATTTGTTCGGCTCCGAGATTTCATCCAACGCGGCCAGTGCGTTCAGCACCGGCCTCAAGGGCCGCTTCAATGAAACCGCCCTTGATGACGACCACCAGCTCGAAAACGCCACCTACCCGGTGCAGCGCGTGATCGACGGCCAGTTGGTGACCGAAGAGGTGCCCGCCCTGCGCGCTATCAACAGCCGTCTGCTGGACGACTACATTGCCGATTGCCAGGGCGGTATCGACCGCTGGAACAAGGTGATCGAGAAGTGTGGCATTGCCTTCCGATTCAGCCAGCCGCACAAGGGTTTTAACCGCAGGATAGGCGAGTTTGCCGAGACGCATGTCAGCCCGGCCGGTGAACTGCTGAGCGCGCAAGCGTGGCATGCCGGAAAGAGCGACTGGCTGTGCTCGGACGAAGACCACACATTCATCAACTCCCTGATGAAACCCTGCGTGCAACCTGGCCAATACGCCAGCTGGATTGCACCACCGCGCGTGGGCATCAACAACCAGCCCAAGGACTTTGAGTACGTGCGCATCGAGCACTCCTGA
- a CDS encoding Lrp/AsnC family transcriptional regulator, which produces MREFIDPTDRRLAKLLSSDAQDSVNQLADKLQLSPPTVRTRLRSLIEKNVLKIVGLLNLSERPELIAAVVGINANAQGHMDDLMKKIAELPFVTSVSLVTGRFDLIVEVLVAGDVQDLYRVTSELLPKVAGPGVVSRSETFVVMKSHNKWINLPRGCWEQGGNEEQLTTLSKPKKR; this is translated from the coding sequence GTGCGTGAATTTATTGACCCCACCGATCGGCGCCTAGCCAAGCTGCTTTCCAGCGACGCGCAGGACAGCGTGAACCAACTGGCGGACAAATTGCAGCTGAGTCCGCCAACGGTCCGGACACGCTTGAGGTCTTTGATCGAGAAAAATGTTCTGAAGATCGTGGGCTTGCTAAACCTGTCGGAACGGCCCGAGTTGATCGCTGCCGTTGTGGGCATCAATGCCAATGCGCAGGGGCACATGGACGACCTCATGAAGAAGATCGCAGAACTGCCATTTGTAACTTCCGTGAGTCTCGTTACCGGTCGTTTCGACTTGATTGTGGAGGTACTGGTGGCCGGAGATGTGCAGGATCTTTACCGGGTCACGAGCGAACTTCTGCCCAAGGTTGCTGGCCCCGGGGTTGTCAGCCGCAGTGAAACGTTTGTGGTGATGAAGTCGCATAACAAATGGATCAACCTCCCGCGTGGATGCTGGGAGCAGGGTGGCAATGAGGAGCAGCTGACCACCTTATCGAAACCCAAAAAGCGATGA
- a CDS encoding amino acid ABC transporter permease, with protein sequence MAAFALKDLIEFAPILAQGAVVTVEVFACGLIVATLLGLVWALMRVSGVAALAVFSKGLINTIRGIPILVQLFFIYFVLPDVGIQLSAFQAGFIGLGFAYSCYMAEVFRGGIEAVDPGQVEAAKSLGMGRAMTMWRVVLPQAFKVALPPYGNTCIMLIKDTSQASIITVTELTFQSKVIAASTFKNAEVFTLVALFYLLLCIPLIMIVGRLEKRFGR encoded by the coding sequence ATGGCTGCGTTCGCGTTAAAAGACCTGATTGAATTCGCGCCCATATTGGCGCAGGGCGCAGTTGTGACCGTCGAGGTCTTTGCCTGCGGTCTGATCGTGGCCACGTTGCTCGGATTGGTCTGGGCATTGATGCGGGTTTCAGGAGTCGCGGCTCTGGCCGTATTCTCGAAGGGATTGATCAACACCATTCGGGGCATCCCGATCCTGGTGCAGCTGTTTTTTATCTACTTCGTGCTTCCCGACGTCGGCATCCAGCTGAGCGCATTCCAGGCCGGTTTCATCGGACTGGGGTTCGCCTATTCCTGCTATATGGCTGAGGTTTTTCGCGGCGGGATCGAAGCGGTCGATCCCGGACAAGTCGAGGCCGCGAAATCGCTCGGTATGGGGCGGGCAATGACAATGTGGCGCGTGGTACTGCCGCAGGCATTCAAGGTTGCGCTGCCACCCTACGGCAACACCTGCATCATGCTCATCAAGGACACCTCGCAAGCCTCAATCATCACCGTGACTGAGTTGACCTTTCAAAGCAAGGTCATCGCCGCGTCGACGTTCAAGAATGCCGAAGTTTTTACCTTGGTCGCATTGTTCTACTTGCTACTGTGCATACCGCTGATCATGATTGTCGGTCGGCTTGAGAAGAGGTTTGGACGCTGA
- the pcaF gene encoding 3-oxoadipyl-CoA thiolase, translating into MTHAFICDAIRTPFGRYGGALSGVRADDLGAIPLRALMARNPQVDWAALTDVLLGCANQAGEDNRNVARMSALLAGLPQEVPGATINRLCGSSLDAVGAAARAIKSGEAQLMIAGGVESMSRAPFVMPKMDAAFSRSNAVYDTTIGWRFVNKLMKAQYGVDSMPETAENVATDFHIEREAQDLMALRSQQNALRAQQSGFFDVEITPVSISQKKGDPLLVTQDEHPRATTLESLAKLKGVVRPDGTVTAGNASGVNDGACALLLANEAAAARYGLSPRARVVGMAAAGVAPRIMGFGPAPATRKVLELTGLSLAQMDVIELNEAFAAQGLAVLRDLGLADDDARVNPNGGAIALGHPLGASGARLVTTAVNQLHRSAGRYALCTMCIGVGQGIALVLERV; encoded by the coding sequence ATGACCCACGCTTTCATTTGTGATGCCATCCGCACCCCTTTTGGCCGCTACGGTGGCGCGCTCTCGGGCGTGCGTGCCGACGACCTGGGTGCCATCCCGTTGCGTGCCTTGATGGCCCGCAACCCCCAGGTCGATTGGGCTGCCCTGACCGACGTGTTGCTGGGCTGTGCCAACCAGGCCGGTGAAGACAACCGCAACGTGGCGCGTATGTCGGCGCTGTTGGCCGGACTGCCGCAAGAGGTGCCCGGTGCCACCATCAACCGCCTGTGTGGCTCCAGCCTGGACGCGGTCGGCGCGGCGGCGCGGGCCATCAAGAGTGGTGAAGCGCAACTGATGATTGCAGGGGGTGTGGAGAGCATGAGCCGCGCCCCGTTTGTCATGCCCAAAATGGATGCCGCCTTCAGCCGCAGCAATGCCGTTTATGACACCACAATTGGCTGGCGCTTTGTCAACAAGCTCATGAAAGCACAGTACGGCGTGGACTCCATGCCCGAGACGGCCGAAAACGTAGCCACTGATTTCCACATCGAACGCGAGGCGCAAGACTTGATGGCCTTGCGCTCGCAGCAAAACGCATTACGTGCCCAGCAGAGTGGTTTTTTTGATGTCGAAATCACCCCGGTGTCGATCTCGCAGAAAAAAGGCGACCCGCTGCTGGTGACGCAAGACGAACACCCGCGCGCCACCACACTGGAATCTCTGGCCAAGCTCAAGGGTGTGGTGCGACCCGATGGCACGGTCACCGCCGGCAATGCCTCAGGGGTCAACGATGGGGCCTGTGCCCTGCTGCTGGCCAACGAGGCAGCCGCTGCCCGCTATGGATTGAGCCCCCGCGCCCGCGTGGTGGGCATGGCCGCCGCTGGCGTGGCACCGCGCATCATGGGTTTTGGCCCGGCGCCGGCCACACGCAAGGTGCTGGAGCTCACCGGCCTGAGCCTGGCGCAGATGGATGTGATTGAACTCAATGAAGCCTTTGCCGCACAGGGCCTGGCGGTGCTGCGCGACCTGGGGCTGGCCGATGACGATGCACGTGTCAACCCCAATGGTGGTGCCATCGCCCTGGGTCATCCCTTGGGGGCCAGTGGTGCGCGGCTGGTGACCACTGCCGTTAACCAGTTACACCGCAGCGCTGGCCGCTACGCGCTGTGCACCATGTGTATTGGTGTGGGCCAGGGCATTGCGCTGGTGCTTGAGCGTGTCTGA
- a CDS encoding amino acid ABC transporter permease produces the protein MLLNLNFRVIGETLPEFWVGFVSTLSISLTAFAGAIAIGIIACAMSIQPSRLVRAPAVAYVDVIRATPLLAQLYFLYFGLPSFGVIMPETVIGIIALSINSGAYVSEIIRSGIMSIPHGQVEASASSGMNYWQQMRLIILPQALRPMVSPLIGQAIVLVKDSSLLSLISVLELTRAGQTLANDRFMPVEGLATTAVGYLIIYFGLKLMAAAWMRINHPSERH, from the coding sequence ATGTTATTGAATCTGAACTTTCGGGTCATCGGAGAAACCCTTCCAGAGTTCTGGGTGGGTTTCGTGTCCACCTTGTCAATTTCATTGACTGCTTTTGCCGGTGCGATTGCCATTGGCATCATCGCTTGTGCGATGAGCATCCAGCCCTCCCGGTTGGTTCGGGCACCAGCGGTCGCCTATGTGGATGTCATACGGGCCACCCCCTTGCTGGCGCAGCTCTATTTCCTGTATTTCGGCTTGCCAAGTTTCGGCGTGATCATGCCCGAAACCGTGATTGGCATCATCGCACTTTCGATCAACAGTGGCGCCTATGTCAGCGAAATCATCCGCTCCGGAATCATGTCGATTCCTCATGGGCAGGTTGAAGCGAGTGCCAGTTCGGGCATGAACTATTGGCAGCAAATGCGCCTCATCATTCTCCCGCAGGCGCTGCGCCCCATGGTGTCGCCTCTGATCGGGCAGGCGATCGTGCTGGTCAAGGACTCATCGTTGCTGTCGCTGATTTCAGTCTTGGAGTTGACACGTGCCGGGCAGACCTTGGCCAATGACCGGTTCATGCCGGTGGAAGGCTTGGCAACCACTGCGGTGGGCTACCTGATCATTTATTTTGGACTGAAATTGATGGCAGCCGCATGGATGCGCATCAATCATCCATCCGAGCGCCACTGA
- a CDS encoding ABC transporter substrate-binding protein: MSRLLRLFTLCLVFIGSLASAQAPLRVGSTPSGIPFTFLDTKTNKISGVMVDLISEIGKDQGFAVEINAMAWGSLIAALQGNKIDVIAAAMYITPPRQEVVDFSDPIYTYGEGLFVAASDAKDYKTYEDLKGEVVGVQIGTAYVKPLQASGLFKEVKVYDSISDIMRDVNLGRIKAGFGDYPIVAYQLGQGAFPETRLVKGYKSVWVGSVGIAVRKGDKATIDKINAALRKFKADGTIDRVLARWNLK, encoded by the coding sequence ATGTCAAGACTTCTACGCCTGTTCACCTTGTGCCTTGTTTTCATTGGATCGCTCGCCAGTGCCCAAGCGCCTCTGCGCGTCGGCTCGACGCCATCCGGAATTCCGTTCACCTTCCTCGACACCAAAACGAACAAGATATCTGGCGTCATGGTCGATTTGATCAGTGAAATCGGCAAGGATCAGGGCTTTGCCGTCGAGATCAACGCGATGGCATGGGGCTCGCTCATCGCAGCTCTCCAGGGCAACAAGATTGACGTCATAGCCGCGGCCATGTACATCACGCCGCCGCGCCAGGAGGTGGTCGACTTCAGCGATCCGATCTACACCTACGGCGAGGGCCTGTTTGTGGCCGCGAGTGACGCCAAGGACTATAAAACCTATGAGGACCTGAAGGGCGAAGTCGTGGGAGTTCAGATTGGCACGGCCTACGTCAAACCCCTGCAGGCATCGGGCCTGTTCAAGGAGGTCAAGGTTTACGACTCGATCTCCGACATCATGCGCGACGTCAACCTGGGCCGGATCAAGGCCGGCTTCGGCGACTATCCGATCGTGGCTTATCAGCTGGGCCAAGGCGCCTTTCCTGAAACGCGTCTGGTCAAGGGCTACAAGTCGGTGTGGGTGGGCAGCGTTGGCATAGCAGTGCGCAAGGGCGACAAGGCAACGATCGACAAGATCAACGCCGCACTGCGCAAGTTCAAGGCTGACGGCACCATCGATCGTGTCCTGGCCCGCTGGAATCTGAAATAA
- a CDS encoding amino acid ABC transporter permease yields MFLEQIHGIAQYYPVILKGIGVTLALSFIGIVAGTLIGFVLGIGRASSHKLLSLVVGAYTDIFRGTPVLVQVFVVFFILPEAGIELDSFTAGALALSNIAACFISEIVASGIRAVPIGQVEAAASAGLTRLQQLRLVVMPQATRMIVPSLVGQFVLLVKDSSVVSAIGLLDLTRSGWIIVQSVPNGMLVFSVVGIGYFLICYPLLHLSRRMEKT; encoded by the coding sequence ATGTTCTTGGAGCAAATACACGGCATCGCCCAGTACTATCCGGTGATATTGAAGGGCATTGGTGTGACCCTGGCGCTGTCGTTCATTGGCATTGTTGCGGGGACTCTCATCGGTTTCGTGCTGGGCATAGGCCGGGCCAGTTCCCACAAGTTGCTATCGCTTGTAGTCGGCGCCTACACCGATATTTTTCGCGGCACACCGGTGCTGGTCCAGGTCTTTGTCGTTTTTTTTATACTTCCTGAAGCGGGTATTGAGCTTGACTCATTCACTGCGGGTGCGCTGGCGCTGTCCAATATAGCGGCTTGCTTTATCTCTGAAATAGTGGCATCCGGGATCAGGGCGGTGCCCATCGGGCAGGTAGAGGCAGCCGCATCCGCCGGCCTCACCCGCTTGCAGCAACTCAGGCTGGTGGTGATGCCGCAAGCCACCAGAATGATTGTTCCTTCGCTGGTCGGGCAATTCGTTTTGCTGGTCAAGGACTCTTCGGTTGTCTCCGCGATCGGGCTTCTCGATCTGACGCGGTCCGGCTGGATCATCGTGCAGAGTGTCCCCAATGGAATGCTGGTTTTTTCTGTGGTGGGCATCGGGTATTTCCTGATCTGTTATCCGCTGCTTCATTTGTCTCGGCGAATGGAAAAGACCTGA